One genomic region from Leptolyngbyaceae cyanobacterium JSC-12 encodes:
- a CDS encoding putative GTPase, G3E family (IMG reference gene:2510093901~PFAM: CobW/HypB/UreG, nucleotide-binding domain; Cobalamin synthesis protein cobW C-terminal domain) yields MTDLATVSNPTTLEIPKRGMPVTIITGFLGSGKTTLLNHILNNRHDLKVAVLVNEFGDINIDSQLLVSMDEDMLELSNGCICCTINDGLVDAVYNVLERDDRVDYMVIETTGVADPLPIILTFLGTELRDFTRLDSIITVVDAESFTPDHFDSEAAFKQIAYGDVTILNKTDLASPEKIKELEAYISTVKVGARILHSQYGEVPLPLILDVGYNNPEAYADLVQEEIEQTQRDRDDHSPDHHHHSHDHHEAHTHHPHEHHHHHSDHLDNDGFVSIAFESDRPFDVKKFELFLQNQLSKEVFRAKGILWFAESDLRNIFQLSGPRFDLQGEEWRTPPKTQMVLIGRNLNADELKQQLAACLA; encoded by the coding sequence ATGACTGACCTAGCAACTGTTTCCAATCCAACGACTTTAGAAATTCCCAAGCGAGGAATGCCAGTTACTATCATCACAGGCTTTTTGGGCAGTGGAAAGACGACGCTGCTGAATCACATTTTGAACAATCGCCATGATTTAAAGGTTGCTGTTCTTGTGAATGAATTTGGCGATATCAACATTGACAGTCAGTTACTCGTGTCCATGGACGAAGATATGCTGGAATTGAGTAATGGCTGTATTTGTTGCACTATCAATGATGGACTAGTGGATGCAGTGTACAACGTACTCGAACGGGACGATCGAGTGGATTACATGGTCATCGAAACCACTGGAGTTGCCGATCCGCTGCCGATTATTCTGACGTTTTTAGGCACTGAATTGCGCGATTTCACACGGCTTGACTCAATTATTACAGTTGTTGATGCGGAAAGCTTTACTCCCGATCACTTTGATAGTGAAGCGGCCTTCAAGCAAATTGCTTACGGAGATGTCACAATCTTAAACAAAACGGATCTCGCTTCGCCAGAGAAGATCAAAGAACTAGAAGCCTACATTAGCACAGTCAAGGTAGGAGCTAGGATTCTTCATAGCCAGTATGGCGAGGTGCCGTTGCCACTAATTTTAGATGTGGGCTACAACAATCCAGAAGCCTATGCTGATCTTGTTCAAGAAGAGATTGAGCAAACTCAGCGCGATCGCGATGATCATTCGCCCGATCATCACCATCATTCGCATGATCATCATGAAGCTCATACCCATCATCCTCATGAACACCATCATCACCATTCCGATCATCTAGATAATGATGGGTTTGTGTCGATCGCCTTTGAGAGCGATCGCCCCTTCGATGTGAAAAAGTTTGAACTGTTTTTGCAAAACCAATTATCTAAAGAAGTCTTCCGAGCTAAAGGAATTCTCTGGTTTGCAGAAAGTGATCTCCGCAATATCTTCCAACTGAGTGGTCCCCGGTTCGACCTGCAAGGAGAAGAATGGCGAACTCCGCCGAAAACTCAGATGGTCTTGATCGGGCGCAACCTAAATGCAGATGAACTGAAACAACAGTTAGCAGCCTGCCTTGCCTGA
- a CDS encoding putative GTPase, G3E family (IMG reference gene:2510093902~PFAM: CobW/HypB/UreG, nucleotide-binding domain; Cobalamin synthesis protein cobW C-terminal domain), which produces MSNSVMQVCPEFVNVPQSVTPVTIITGFLGSGKTTLLNHILNNRQGLKIAVIVNEFGDVDIDSQLLVSVDENMVQLGNGCICCTINQSLVDAVYKIVNRNDSIDYIVVETTGIADPLPIMLSFVSTELRDVTRLDSVLTVVDAESFTPSHYDSEAALNQLIFGDIILLNKTDLVSPQVVAELEDYIRSIKSGARIITTQYGKVLLPLILDVGFNNPNTYCNSYSPTHSHDHGHSHHLENDGFVAVSFESQALPAHLQNRPFDLPKFQNFLDHLPPEIYRAKGIVRFQGSQLRYVFQLSGKRCAMKSDRIMSPEQLTRNQLVFIGRNLDAEEIKTQLIECIAI; this is translated from the coding sequence ATGTCCAATTCAGTCATGCAGGTTTGTCCAGAATTCGTCAATGTCCCTCAGTCTGTCACGCCCGTTACGATCATCACAGGCTTTTTGGGCAGCGGCAAAACCACGCTGCTCAATCATATTCTGAACAATCGCCAAGGCTTAAAGATTGCCGTGATCGTGAATGAGTTTGGTGATGTTGATATCGATTCACAACTGTTAGTTTCTGTAGATGAGAATATGGTGCAACTAGGTAATGGCTGTATTTGTTGCACTATCAATCAAAGCTTGGTTGATGCCGTGTATAAAATAGTCAATCGCAATGACTCGATTGATTATATTGTGGTTGAAACCACTGGAATTGCTGACCCCTTGCCGATCATGTTGAGCTTTGTCAGCACAGAGTTACGGGATGTCACGCGGCTAGATTCAGTATTGACGGTCGTAGATGCTGAATCCTTTACACCTAGTCATTATGATAGTGAAGCCGCGCTCAACCAACTAATTTTTGGGGACATCATCTTGTTAAATAAGACCGATCTGGTTTCTCCCCAAGTCGTGGCTGAGTTAGAAGATTATATTCGTTCCATCAAATCCGGGGCAAGAATCATCACAACCCAATACGGTAAAGTACTGCTACCGTTAATTCTAGATGTTGGCTTTAACAATCCCAACACCTACTGCAACTCATACAGCCCAACTCATTCTCATGACCACGGGCATTCTCATCATTTAGAAAATGACGGGTTTGTTGCTGTTTCGTTTGAAAGTCAAGCTCTTCCAGCGCACCTGCAGAACCGTCCCTTCGATCTACCCAAATTCCAAAATTTCCTTGACCACCTCCCCCCTGAGATTTACCGCGCCAAGGGAATTGTTAGGTTTCAGGGCAGTCAACTACGCTATGTGTTTCAACTGAGCGGCAAACGGTGTGCTATGAAGAGCGATCGCATTATGTCCCCGGAACAACTAACTCGTAATCAACTCGTATTTATTGGACGAAATTTGGATGCGGAAGAAATCAAAACACAATTGATTGAATGCATTGCAATTTAA
- a CDS encoding SufE protein probably involved in Fe-S center assembly (IMG reference gene:2510093903~PFAM: Fe-S metabolism associated domain): protein MPLVSQPLPASLERIVQRFQQISEPKQRYEYLLWFAKRLPPFPDEQKIAEHKVPGCVSQVYVTASLEQGKVIFQGDSDSQLTKGLVGLLVEGLNGLTPAEIVQLTPDFIQQTGLDISLTPSRANGFYNIFQTMQQKALVYHLAETYLRT from the coding sequence ATGCCGCTTGTATCCCAGCCCTTGCCTGCCTCCCTTGAGCGGATCGTCCAACGGTTCCAACAGATTTCGGAACCGAAGCAGCGCTATGAATATCTGCTCTGGTTCGCCAAGCGCCTGCCGCCATTTCCTGATGAGCAAAAGATAGCAGAACATAAAGTTCCTGGCTGTGTGTCTCAGGTGTATGTGACTGCCAGTTTGGAGCAGGGCAAGGTGATTTTTCAGGGCGATTCCGATTCTCAACTGACAAAGGGATTAGTGGGGCTGTTGGTCGAGGGATTGAACGGGCTGACTCCTGCAGAAATCGTTCAGTTAACACCCGATTTCATTCAGCAAACCGGACTGGATATCAGCCTGACTCCGTCTCGTGCCAATGGGTTTTACAACATTTTTCAAACCATGCAACAGAAAGCGCTGGTCTATCATCTGGCTGAGACTTACTTGCGAACTTAA
- a CDS encoding DNA/RNA helicase, superfamily II, SNF2 family (IMG reference gene:2510093904~PFAM: Helicase conserved C-terminal domain; SNF2 family N-terminal domain) — protein sequence MARLEDIIRSTIVKGILPNQDVTVIDAKWHGSDVVELTYKDANGQPHTQLLLRDDEPTLEIVTEGHSWSFDGDGALLRLVSEAYRIRLAHLFDPLLAVHTSLVEPLPHQITAVYSEMLTRQPLRFLLADDPGAGKTIMAGLLIRELRIRGDLQQCLIVCPGSLAVQWQDELSQKFHLPFEILTNDRIEAARTGNAFAEMPLVIVRLDKLSRNEDLQAKLKQTDWDLVVVDEAHKLSASFFGGEIRETKRYKLGKLLSTLTRHFLLMTATPHNGKEEDFQLFLALLDSDRFEGRFRDGVHTCDTSDLMRRLVKEDLLKFDGKPLFPERRAHTVEYTLSDLEAVLYQQVTDYVQEEFNRAEALNQGRRGTVGFALTILQRRLASSPEAIYQSLRRRRERLEKRLGEERAPQRHGGHDEEPLWTLCLRGELEEEDLTAAEWEAAEAEVVDLATASQTIAELQAEIERLRQLEGLALRVRRSGRDRKWEELSRVIQDIFSPQRHGGHGEDSLWSLCLRGSSRKLVIFTEHRDTLNYLVNQITTLLGRSEAVVTIHGGMGREERKQAEEAFKQDVTVQVLIATDAAGEGINLQRAHLMVNYDLPWNPNRLEQRFGRIHRIGQTEVCHLWNLVAAGTREGDVYLSLLKKLESEHKALGGKVFDVLGKAIAGQELRELLIEAIRYGNRPEVKAKLDQVVADRLDQSRLRELLEERALAHDSMDVTQVQQIRQEMERAEARKLQPHFIASFFLEAFQRLGGTIRQREPKRYEITHVPAVLRQGDRGEPILRRYERICFEKSLITVPGKPPAEFICPGHPLLDGVLNLTLDQHRELLRQGAILVDEDDPGEEVRALVYLEHSIQDGSTGRDGRRRVVSRRMQYVELREERRENSEKSSSISLTSYGSTLTPLNAGYAPYLDYRPLTPEELTLLEAQATLCPPCLCGSDLEAQATTYAITHLVPQHLQEVREPKETLINKTIRAVKDRLTKEINYWDQRASELRLQEQAGKPNAKLNSARAQQRADELADRLQKRLAELEQERQLSPLPPVVIGGALVVPIGLLQRLQGKRASAPATFARETQRVEQAAMAAVMATERALGYEPQDVSAQKCGYDIESAAPLAQLGRGAGGEGLRFIEVKGRIEGAETVTVTKNEILTALNKPNNFILALVQVPADRNFPAGDVFKVKTSAGSYAVPGEGCVVRYVREPFQREPDFGASSVNYQWRELWERGYEPL from the coding sequence ATGGCACGACTCGAAGATATCATCCGTAGTACTATCGTCAAAGGCATCCTGCCCAATCAGGACGTTACCGTCATTGATGCGAAGTGGCATGGGAGTGACGTGGTGGAGCTGACCTATAAAGATGCCAATGGGCAGCCACATACACAACTATTGTTACGTGATGACGAACCAACCTTAGAAATTGTCACCGAAGGACATTCTTGGAGCTTCGATGGGGATGGTGCGTTGTTGCGGCTGGTTTCCGAAGCCTATCGCATTCGGCTGGCTCACTTATTTGATCCCCTACTAGCGGTGCATACTTCATTGGTGGAACCCCTACCCCACCAGATCACGGCTGTCTACAGCGAGATGCTAACCCGTCAGCCTTTACGGTTTCTCTTGGCGGATGATCCGGGGGCTGGAAAAACGATTATGGCAGGGTTGTTGATCCGGGAATTGCGGATTCGGGGAGACTTACAACAGTGCCTGATCGTTTGCCCTGGCAGTTTGGCGGTGCAATGGCAGGATGAGTTGTCCCAAAAGTTTCACTTGCCGTTTGAGATTTTGACGAATGACCGGATTGAAGCGGCTCGCACTGGCAATGCCTTTGCAGAAATGCCGCTGGTGATTGTACGGCTGGACAAGCTCAGTCGCAATGAAGACCTGCAAGCCAAGCTAAAGCAAACCGATTGGGATTTGGTGGTGGTCGATGAGGCGCACAAGCTGTCTGCCTCGTTTTTTGGGGGGGAAATTCGGGAAACGAAGCGATATAAGCTGGGCAAGTTGCTGTCCACGCTGACCCGCCATTTTTTGCTGATGACGGCGACTCCCCATAATGGCAAGGAGGAGGATTTTCAGTTATTTCTGGCGTTGTTGGATAGCGATCGCTTTGAGGGGCGCTTCCGGGACGGGGTGCATACCTGTGATACTTCGGATTTAATGCGGCGACTGGTGAAGGAGGATCTGCTCAAGTTTGATGGCAAGCCACTGTTTCCGGAACGACGGGCGCACACGGTTGAGTACACCTTGTCTGATCTGGAGGCGGTGCTGTATCAGCAGGTAACGGATTATGTGCAGGAGGAGTTTAACCGGGCGGAGGCGTTGAATCAGGGTCGGCGGGGAACGGTGGGGTTTGCGTTGACGATTTTGCAGCGGCGGTTGGCTTCTTCGCCGGAGGCGATTTATCAGTCGTTGCGACGGCGCAGGGAGCGGTTGGAGAAGCGGTTGGGGGAGGAGAGGGCACCGCAGAGGCACGGAGGGCACGACGAGGAGCCTCTGTGGACTCTGTGTCTCCGTGGTGAGTTAGAAGAAGAGGATTTGACGGCGGCGGAGTGGGAAGCAGCCGAGGCGGAGGTGGTGGATCTGGCGACGGCTTCCCAGACGATCGCGGAGTTGCAAGCAGAGATTGAGCGGCTGAGGCAGTTGGAGGGTTTGGCGTTGCGGGTGCGGCGGAGTGGGCGCGATCGCAAGTGGGAGGAGTTGTCGCGGGTGATTCAGGACATTTTTTCACCACAGAGGCACGGAGGACACGGAGAAGACTCTCTGTGGTCTCTGTGTCTCCGTGGTTCTTCTCGCAAACTGGTGATCTTTACCGAGCATCGAGACACCCTGAACTATCTAGTCAACCAGATTACAACCCTGCTGGGGCGATCAGAGGCGGTGGTGACAATTCACGGTGGCATGGGCCGGGAAGAGCGCAAGCAGGCGGAGGAAGCCTTTAAGCAAGATGTCACGGTGCAAGTCTTGATTGCGACGGATGCGGCGGGGGAAGGGATTAACCTGCAACGGGCACATTTGATGGTGAATTACGATTTGCCCTGGAATCCGAATCGCTTGGAGCAGCGGTTTGGGCGGATTCACCGGATTGGCCAAACGGAGGTCTGCCATCTGTGGAATCTGGTGGCGGCGGGGACGCGGGAGGGGGATGTGTATCTCTCGCTGCTGAAGAAGTTGGAGAGTGAACATAAGGCGCTCGGTGGCAAGGTGTTTGATGTGTTGGGCAAGGCGATCGCGGGTCAAGAACTGCGGGAACTGCTGATTGAAGCGATTCGCTATGGCAATCGCCCAGAGGTAAAAGCAAAACTTGACCAGGTAGTTGCTGATCGTCTTGACCAAAGTCGATTGCGGGAGCTGCTAGAAGAACGCGCCTTGGCCCATGATTCAATGGATGTCACCCAGGTGCAGCAAATCCGTCAAGAGATGGAACGCGCCGAAGCCCGCAAACTTCAGCCCCATTTCATTGCCTCCTTTTTCCTGGAAGCCTTTCAGCGATTGGGCGGCACCATTCGGCAGCGGGAACCCAAACGCTATGAGATTACCCATGTGCCAGCGGTGCTCCGTCAGGGCGATCGCGGCGAACCGATTTTGCGGCGATACGAGCGCATTTGCTTTGAGAAAAGCCTGATTACCGTCCCCGGCAAACCCCCAGCCGAATTTATCTGTCCGGGTCATCCCCTGCTGGATGGGGTGCTGAACTTGACCCTAGATCAGCATCGGGAGTTGCTGCGGCAGGGGGCGATTCTGGTGGATGAGGATGATCCGGGGGAAGAGGTGCGGGCGTTGGTGTATTTGGAGCATTCGATCCAGGATGGGAGTACTGGTCGGGATGGGCGGCGGCGGGTGGTGTCGCGGCGGATGCAGTATGTGGAGTTGAGAGAAGAGAGAAGAGAGAATTCAGAAAAGAGTTCCTCCATCTCACTCACTTCTTACGGCTCAACCCTCACCCCTCTCAACGCTGGCTATGCGCCTTACTTGGACTATCGTCCCTTGACCCCAGAGGAACTTACCCTCCTAGAAGCCCAAGCCACTCTGTGTCCTCCGTGCCTCTGTGGTTCCGATCTCGAAGCCCAAGCCACCACCTACGCCATCACCCACCTCGTCCCCCAACATCTCCAAGAGGTGCGGGAACCGAAGGAGACGTTGATCAACAAAACTATCCGTGCGGTGAAGGATCGGCTGACCAAGGAAATCAATTATTGGGATCAACGCGCTTCCGAACTGCGGCTTCAAGAGCAAGCAGGCAAGCCCAATGCCAAACTCAACTCTGCTAGAGCACAACAACGGGCGGATGAGTTAGCCGATCGCCTCCAGAAGCGCCTAGCGGAATTGGAGCAGGAACGCCAGCTTTCGCCTCTGCCCCCGGTGGTCATCGGTGGGGCGCTGGTGGTGCCGATCGGTCTGCTACAACGGCTGCAAGGCAAGCGAGCGTCAGCCCCCGCCACCTTTGCTAGAGAAACCCAACGGGTGGAGCAAGCGGCGATGGCGGCAGTCATGGCCACCGAGCGGGCGTTAGGCTATGAACCACAGGATGTCAGCGCTCAAAAGTGTGGGTATGACATTGAGTCCGCTGCTCCCCTCGCCCAGCTTGGGAGAGGGGCTGGGGGTGAGGGTCTACGCTTTATTGAAGTCAAGGGCCGGATCGAAGGCGCAGAAACGGTGACCGTCACCAAAAACGAAATCCTAACGGCGCTCAATAAACCTAACAACTTTATCTTGGCCTTAGTGCAAGTGCCAGCTGATCGGAATTTTCCCGCAGGGGATGTCTTCAAGGTCAAGACTTCTGCGGGGTCGTATGCTGTACCAGGAGAGGGCTGTGTGGTGCGGTATGTGAGGGAACCGTTTCAGCGAGAGCCTGACTTCGGCGCGAGTAGCGTGAACTATCAGTGGCGGGAGCTATGGGAGCGGGGATATGAACCCCTGTGA
- a CDS encoding hypothetical protein (IMG reference gene:2510093905) → MELNEVSGQVIGAAIAVHRELGPGLLESAYEACLVYELRQRGVGVEQQLVQPIFYKGLQLECGYRLDLLVENQVIVELKAVESMLPIHEAQLLTYLKLRQLRLGLLINFNVPILKNGIKRLVNN, encoded by the coding sequence ATGGAGCTGAATGAGGTTTCGGGACAGGTGATCGGGGCGGCGATCGCAGTGCATCGGGAGTTGGGACCTGGGTTGTTGGAGTCGGCCTATGAGGCGTGCTTGGTGTATGAGTTGCGTCAGCGGGGGGTCGGTGTTGAGCAACAGTTGGTTCAGCCGATTTTCTATAAGGGATTACAGTTGGAATGTGGCTACCGTTTGGATTTATTGGTCGAGAATCAGGTGATTGTGGAGTTGAAGGCTGTCGAGTCTATGCTGCCCATCCACGAAGCCCAACTTTTGACCTACCTCAAGCTCCGCCAACTCCGCCTGGGACTCCTGATCAATTTCAACGTCCCCATCCTCAAAAACGGCATCAAACGCCTCGTCAACAACTAA
- a CDS encoding putative nucleotidyltransferase (IMG reference gene:2510093906~PFAM: Nucleotidyltransferase domain) has product MLNPWINTMVDRIVEHFAPLKIILFGSHARDEATPHSDIDLLVIFPELSSKREMTLSIRRVLADLPVAKDIVVTTPAEIEAYGDLVGRVLRPALREGKVLYEQGQ; this is encoded by the coding sequence ATGCTAAATCCCTGGATTAATACTATGGTCGATCGCATCGTAGAGCACTTTGCCCCCCTCAAAATTATCCTGTTTGGCTCCCATGCCAGGGACGAAGCCACCCCCCACAGCGACATTGACCTACTCGTGATATTTCCAGAATTGTCTAGTAAACGGGAGATGACCCTCTCTATTCGTAGGGTTTTAGCGGATCTGCCAGTAGCCAAGGATATCGTTGTCACGACACCCGCAGAAATTGAGGCGTATGGCGATTTAGTGGGTAGAGTGCTGCGGCCTGCCCTGAGAGAAGGTAAGGTACTGTATGAGCAAGGCCAGTAA
- a CDS encoding hypothetical protein (IMG reference gene:2510093907~PFAM: HEPN domain), with translation MSKASKVTAETQRWLAYARQDLAAAQALAGQTQGFARQICFLSQQAAEKSLKAVLIFLQIEFPFRHDLELLRTLVPEDWPCRQLTNLEQLTEWAVESRYPTDLPDPSHQDAQIALQQAEAILAVVEQDLSHHGLPL, from the coding sequence ATGAGCAAGGCCAGTAAGGTTACGGCGGAAACCCAACGTTGGTTGGCCTATGCCCGCCAAGACCTGGCAGCGGCTCAAGCCTTGGCTGGTCAAACCCAGGGTTTTGCTCGGCAAATTTGCTTTTTATCCCAGCAAGCCGCTGAAAAAAGTTTGAAGGCCGTCCTCATTTTTCTCCAGATCGAGTTTCCCTTCCGCCACGATCTAGAATTACTCAGAACACTGGTTCCAGAAGATTGGCCCTGTCGCCAACTGACGAACCTAGAGCAGCTAACAGAGTGGGCTGTCGAAAGTCGGTATCCGACGGATTTGCCCGATCCTTCTCATCAAGATGCCCAAATTGCCCTGCAACAGGCTGAAGCAATCTTGGCCGTAGTAGAACAAGACCTGAGCCACCACGGCCTCCCTCTATAA
- a CDS encoding hypothetical protein (IMG reference gene:2510093909) yields MLPFVAVPSTIAQEFGKYRDLFCRGAGFEQVSRYVTGLLLSENKTLQGIAGQWVAGGEVGGRRAMHAAVFEAGWRSSELMSHHRAVIAKEHQGRGREVISLDWTLSHHDWGKQIFGVKRSYDYVEHRMSCFQTVVTATIANRHLIDGIDVVVQFPDFSVAEREYLKVTAKSHYDDLDQVRERLIEMLHYHKNRLEYRKRTEIAVEIVRQVEAEGQFPTADYAFDNGVLTVELTTMIESAGKHWVSEVESSRNILWNDQWQRVDAIGLELRIHHPESFRPIQVTCRNGETKPIWAFTKVVRLKKFGRKRLVIVHEQADLQDPPRFLLTDALHWESGRVMQTWSYRWSCEVFHEVSKQHTGLESAQVRNEEAVNRHFRLSCVAQSILQRTACSGAQSERFEFAQGKQTVGQKLYTLTRQAFDDLLQFIVTRCSHGHTNEQILQALLPS; encoded by the coding sequence ATGCTGCCCTTTGTCGCTGTGCCATCGACGATTGCTCAAGAGTTTGGGAAATATCGAGACCTGTTCTGCCGAGGCGCAGGCTTTGAGCAGGTGAGTCGCTATGTGACCGGATTGCTGTTGAGTGAGAACAAAACCTTGCAAGGGATTGCCGGACAATGGGTAGCAGGTGGGGAGGTCGGCGGACGAAGAGCGATGCACGCAGCGGTGTTTGAGGCGGGCTGGAGGAGTTCAGAGTTAATGTCCCATCATCGTGCTGTGATAGCCAAAGAGCATCAGGGGCGAGGGCGAGAAGTCATCAGTCTGGATTGGACGCTCAGCCATCACGATTGGGGCAAGCAGATCTTTGGGGTGAAGCGATCCTATGATTATGTGGAACATCGGATGAGTTGCTTTCAAACGGTGGTGACGGCGACGATTGCGAACCGCCACCTAATTGATGGGATTGACGTGGTGGTGCAGTTTCCAGATTTTTCAGTGGCAGAACGGGAGTATCTGAAGGTGACGGCAAAATCCCACTATGACGATTTAGACCAAGTGCGAGAACGACTGATTGAGATGTTGCATTATCACAAGAATCGATTGGAGTATCGCAAACGCACCGAGATTGCCGTCGAGATTGTGCGCCAAGTGGAAGCGGAAGGACAATTTCCCACCGCCGATTATGCGTTTGACAATGGGGTGTTGACCGTTGAGTTAACCACCATGATTGAGTCCGCAGGAAAACACTGGGTGAGTGAAGTTGAAAGTTCTCGCAACATCTTGTGGAATGACCAATGGCAACGGGTAGATGCGATTGGTTTAGAACTCAGAATCCATCACCCAGAGAGCTTTCGCCCGATTCAAGTCACTTGCCGCAACGGCGAAACGAAACCGATTTGGGCATTTACCAAAGTCGTGCGCCTCAAGAAGTTTGGACGCAAGCGATTGGTCATCGTCCACGAGCAAGCAGATTTACAAGACCCACCTCGCTTCCTGCTCACCGATGCGTTGCATTGGGAAAGTGGGCGAGTCATGCAGACTTGGAGTTATCGATGGTCCTGCGAGGTCTTTCATGAGGTGAGCAAACAGCACACCGGGCTAGAGTCGGCTCAGGTGCGGAACGAGGAAGCGGTCAACCGTCACTTCCGTCTTAGTTGCGTGGCGCAGTCGATTCTGCAACGGACTGCCTGTTCTGGCGCACAATCTGAACGATTTGAGTTTGCTCAAGGCAAGCAAACGGTGGGACAGAAGCTCTATACCCTCACTCGTCAAGCCTTTGATGATTTGCTGCAATTCATTGTGACGCGATGTTCTCACGGACATACAAATGAACAGATTTTACAAGCTCTCCTCCCCAGTTGA
- a CDS encoding hypothetical protein (IMG reference gene:2510093910~PFAM: Protein of unknown function (DUF820)), whose translation MVTLQLRQLMVPPGQRLLIHDLNWSDFEAILDELGEKRASRIAYSDGILEIRMPLPEHEVDKELIGDLVKILLEELEIDCECFGSTTSKKKKANSGLEPDQCFYIKNHQQMRGKRRLDLTVDPPPDLAIEVDVTSKTQIEAYTRLGVPELWVYEGTQLTIYLLQSGQYQASATSPTFPNLPILAWVAEVLEQSRAIGRSPALRAFRQTVRSTLTP comes from the coding sequence ATGGTCACCCTCCAACTCCGCCAACTTATGGTTCCACCCGGTCAACGGCTGCTGATTCACGACCTGAACTGGTCAGACTTTGAAGCCATCCTGGATGAACTGGGCGAAAAACGCGCCAGCCGCATTGCCTACAGCGATGGAATTTTAGAAATCAGGATGCCATTACCAGAACATGAAGTTGATAAAGAACTGATTGGCGATCTCGTCAAGATATTGCTGGAAGAGCTAGAGATCGACTGTGAATGCTTCGGTTCAACCACCTCCAAAAAAAAGAAAGCTAACAGCGGTCTGGAACCCGACCAGTGCTTTTACATCAAAAATCATCAGCAAATGCGTGGTAAGCGTCGCCTGGATCTCACTGTTGACCCACCCCCTGATCTGGCTATTGAAGTGGATGTCACCTCCAAAACCCAGATCGAGGCCTACACCCGCTTAGGAGTACCCGAACTCTGGGTTTATGAGGGCACCCAGCTAACAATTTACCTCCTGCAATCCGGCCAGTATCAAGCGTCTGCCACTAGCCCAACCTTTCCGAATCTACCAATTCTGGCATGGGTTGCAGAAGTCCTAGAGCAAAGCCGAGCGATCGGTCGCAGCCCTGCCTTACGCGCCTTTCGTCAAACAGTTCGCTCAACCCTAACCCCATAA